The Streptomyces albofaciens JCM 4342 genome has a segment encoding these proteins:
- a CDS encoding NAD(P)/FAD-dependent oxidoreductase, translating to MVAESRNGRRPRVVIVGAGFAGYECARTLAKKARGAAEIVLVNPNDYFLYLPLLPEVSAGILEPRRVSVSLTGTLPGVRLVLGQVGGVDLKGRRVEYTDPEGRTGSLGYDRLVLTVGSVNKLLPIPGVAEHAHGFRGMPEALYLRDHMTRQIELAGAAEDPAERAARMTFVVVGAGYTGTEVAAHGVTFTRSLARRNAGLRGAPQPRWILLDLADRVLPELDERLSRTAHRVLSKRGVEIRTKTSVKEATSEGVLLDDGTSVDTRSLIWCVGVRPDPLVESLGLPTERGRLCVDEFLAVPGHPEVLACGDAAAVPDLTRPGRTTPMTAQHAQRQGKVAAHNVAASYGQGEPRAYKHHDLGFMVDLGGVQAAANPLHVPLSGPVANAVTRGYHLMAMPGNRVRVAADWLLDAALPRQGVQLGLVRSWSVPLDTAAPELARIPADGRAGERTTAHDTPEEPR from the coding sequence ATGGTGGCGGAGAGCCGTAACGGGCGACGGCCGCGCGTGGTGATCGTGGGGGCGGGCTTCGCCGGGTACGAGTGCGCCCGCACGCTTGCAAAGAAGGCCCGCGGCGCCGCTGAGATCGTGCTGGTCAACCCCAACGACTACTTCCTCTACCTGCCGCTGCTGCCCGAGGTCTCGGCCGGGATCCTGGAGCCGCGCCGGGTGTCGGTGTCGCTGACCGGCACGCTGCCCGGCGTGCGGCTGGTCCTCGGCCAGGTCGGCGGCGTGGACCTCAAGGGCCGCCGCGTCGAGTACACCGACCCCGAGGGCCGTACCGGCTCGCTCGGCTACGACCGCCTGGTCCTGACCGTCGGCAGCGTCAACAAGCTGCTGCCCATCCCGGGCGTCGCCGAGCACGCGCACGGCTTCCGCGGCATGCCGGAGGCGCTGTACCTGCGCGACCACATGACCCGGCAGATCGAGCTGGCGGGCGCCGCGGAGGACCCCGCCGAACGGGCCGCCCGCATGACCTTCGTCGTGGTCGGCGCGGGCTACACCGGCACCGAGGTCGCCGCGCACGGCGTGACCTTCACCCGTTCGCTGGCGCGCCGCAACGCCGGGCTGCGCGGCGCGCCGCAGCCCCGCTGGATCCTGCTGGACCTCGCCGACCGGGTGCTGCCGGAGCTGGACGAACGGCTGTCGCGCACCGCGCACCGGGTGCTGAGCAAACGCGGCGTCGAGATCCGTACCAAGACCTCCGTGAAGGAGGCCACCTCCGAGGGGGTGCTGCTGGACGACGGCACCTCGGTCGACACCCGCTCGCTGATCTGGTGCGTCGGCGTACGGCCCGACCCGCTGGTGGAGTCGCTGGGGCTGCCCACCGAACGCGGCCGGCTGTGCGTGGACGAGTTCCTCGCCGTGCCCGGCCATCCCGAGGTGCTGGCCTGCGGCGACGCGGCCGCCGTTCCCGATCTGACCCGACCGGGCCGGACGACGCCGATGACCGCCCAGCACGCCCAGCGCCAGGGCAAGGTCGCGGCCCACAACGTCGCCGCCTCCTACGGGCAGGGCGAGCCCCGCGCCTACAAGCACCACGACCTGGGCTTCATGGTCGACCTCGGCGGGGTGCAGGCCGCCGCCAACCCGCTGCACGTCCCGCTGTCCGGCCCGGTCGCCAACGCGGTGACCCGCGGCTACCACCTGATGGCGATGCCCGGCAACCGCGTCCGGGTCGCCGCCGACTGGCTGCTGGACGCGGCGCTGCCGCGCCAGGGCGTCCAGCTCGGCCTGGTGCGCTCCTGGTCCGTGCCGCTGGACACGGCGGCGCCCGAACTGGCCCGGATACCGGCGGACGGACGCGCGGGGGAGCGCACGACGGCGCACGACACGCCTGAAGAACCCCGATGA
- a CDS encoding NADPH:quinone reductase, with product MRAAWYEKRGPARKVFRVGELPTPEPGPGELRIRLAFSGINPGDVKKRQIRPGAATPDFPLVVPHSDGAGVVDAVGDGVPAAWVGRRAWCSYAQSYRPQGTAAQYTVVPEGCVGALPDGVPTEQGACLGIPGITAHRALFADGPVTGRTVVVAGALGSVGRAAAVLARRAGALVVGTVTRPDRLGELRELGVDRAVSTGKDVVDAVLALTGGRGADRIVEVAFDTDADLDARLLAPGGTIAAYATGDPAPALPFWPLAFKNATVRLLGYDDFPREAVRLALPDITAAAAAAALRYPVAAVLPLDAVAEAHEAVEHPTRPGRVLLALPG from the coding sequence ATGCGCGCCGCTTGGTACGAGAAAAGGGGCCCGGCGCGAAAGGTGTTCCGGGTGGGGGAACTGCCCACTCCCGAGCCGGGCCCCGGTGAACTGCGCATCCGGCTGGCGTTCTCCGGAATCAACCCCGGGGACGTGAAGAAACGGCAGATCCGGCCGGGCGCCGCCACCCCCGATTTCCCGCTGGTCGTGCCGCACAGCGACGGCGCGGGGGTGGTGGACGCGGTCGGCGACGGGGTGCCCGCCGCCTGGGTGGGCCGCCGCGCCTGGTGCTCGTACGCCCAGAGCTACCGGCCGCAGGGGACCGCCGCCCAGTACACGGTCGTCCCCGAGGGCTGCGTCGGCGCCCTGCCCGACGGCGTGCCCACCGAGCAGGGCGCCTGCCTGGGCATCCCCGGCATCACCGCGCACCGGGCGCTGTTCGCGGACGGCCCGGTGACCGGCCGGACGGTGGTGGTGGCGGGCGCGCTCGGCAGCGTCGGCCGCGCGGCGGCCGTCCTGGCGCGCCGGGCCGGTGCCCTGGTGGTCGGCACGGTCACGCGCCCGGACCGGCTCGGCGAGCTGCGGGAGCTGGGGGTGGACCGGGCGGTGAGCACGGGGAAGGACGTGGTGGACGCCGTGCTCGCGCTGACCGGCGGACGCGGCGCCGACCGGATCGTCGAGGTCGCCTTCGACACCGACGCGGACCTCGACGCGCGCCTGCTCGCCCCCGGCGGCACCATCGCCGCCTACGCGACCGGCGACCCCGCCCCCGCGCTGCCCTTCTGGCCGCTGGCCTTCAAGAACGCGACCGTGCGGCTGCTGGGCTACGACGACTTCCCCCGGGAAGCGGTACGCCTGGCCCTCCCCGACATCACGGCGGCGGCCGCCGCGGCCGCGCTGCGCTACCCCGTAGCGGCCGTCCTCCCCCTCGACGCCGTCGCCGAGGCGCACGAAGCCGTCGAGCACCCGACCAGGCCGGGCCGGGTGCTGCTCGCCCTGCCGGGCTGA
- a CDS encoding gluconate 2-dehydrogenase subunit 3 family protein has translation MKIEVIEKDDQYILNHCTKYLARESRDARHDFGQYAPGDDRAAICEAWRFPVVDAHWDGASAVSSYPYNDVTFVYDGRRAAPASVAVLGTFGPLHSPVPLRPLVFAGEATGFWAVTVRVPKGQVHTYKFAVDGAYVLDPVNPQRAVLDNGEPWSRFFTDACTVPLSLSRTERDLLGRLVRHLLPFRLDENRRLIRGVYESLDRAGRGEEFPLAYQLDDEVGTVNYIDKLIARQEQHNADDYHTCLKIIGEILRSRFGGLDPAAAPPDMYADLYRQMETEKVDGWDYSRYGSPRYFLLLLRRHAMTGAFVHPKHGGNSGAAGWMYLESRFRDARDTTLFDWRRALESPLGHNTDYRG, from the coding sequence GTGAAGATCGAAGTCATCGAGAAGGACGATCAGTACATACTGAATCACTGCACCAAATACCTCGCCAGGGAGAGCCGGGACGCGCGCCATGATTTCGGGCAGTACGCGCCCGGCGACGACCGTGCGGCGATCTGCGAGGCGTGGCGCTTCCCGGTCGTGGACGCGCACTGGGACGGGGCGTCGGCGGTCTCCTCGTATCCGTACAACGACGTCACCTTCGTCTACGACGGCCGCCGTGCCGCCCCCGCCTCGGTGGCCGTACTGGGCACGTTCGGGCCGCTGCACTCGCCCGTCCCCTTGCGTCCGCTGGTCTTCGCGGGCGAGGCGACCGGCTTCTGGGCCGTCACCGTGCGGGTGCCGAAGGGGCAGGTGCACACGTACAAGTTCGCGGTGGACGGGGCGTATGTGCTCGACCCGGTCAACCCGCAGCGCGCCGTCCTGGACAACGGCGAGCCGTGGTCCCGCTTCTTCACCGACGCCTGCACCGTGCCGCTGTCGCTCAGCCGCACCGAACGCGATCTGCTGGGCCGGCTGGTGCGCCACCTGCTGCCCTTCCGGCTCGACGAGAACCGGCGGCTGATCCGCGGGGTGTACGAGTCGCTGGACCGCGCGGGCCGGGGCGAGGAATTCCCGCTGGCCTATCAGCTGGACGACGAGGTGGGCACGGTCAACTACATCGACAAGCTGATCGCCCGCCAGGAACAGCACAACGCCGATGATTACCACACCTGCCTCAAAATCATCGGGGAAATCCTGCGGTCCCGTTTCGGCGGACTCGATCCGGCGGCCGCGCCCCCGGACATGTACGCGGATCTCTACCGGCAGATGGAAACCGAGAAGGTGGACGGCTGGGACTACTCCCGCTACGGAAGCCCCCGGTACTTCCTGCTGCTTCTGCGCCGGCACGCCATGACCGGTGCGTTCGTCCACCCGAAACACGGCGGGAATTCCGGCGCGGCGGGCTGGATGTATCTGGAGAGCCGGTTCCGGGACGCGCGGGACACCACGCTCTTCGACTGGCGGCGGGCGCTGGAGTCGCCGCTGGGCCACAACACCGACTATCGCGGCTGA